The Sporichthya brevicatena DNA segment TCGGCTGGACGTCGGGGAAGTTGTTCGAGGCGGAGCTCGCGACGCTCGGGGAGTCGACTCGATCCGCCCCGATCACGTCGGCGCCAGCGCGAACCGACGAGGGTTGGAGCGCGCCGCGCGGGAGTGAACCGGTGTGCTTCCGCTGACGCTCGCGGATCGGATCGCGGGTCAGTCGGTGGCGGTGCTCGCCGGCCGGCGGTAGTCGAGATCGCGGTACTCCGGGTGCCGCCCCATCCAGCCCTGGACGAACGGGCAGATCGGGAGCACCTGCAGCCCGAGCGTCCGGACGTGGTCGAGCGCTGCGCGCACCAGCTGGCCGCCGATGCCCTGACCCTCGAGCGCGGGGTCGATCTCGGTGTGGGTGAAGACGACCAGTTCCGCCGTCTTCTGATAGGCCGCGTGGCCGAGCAGCTGCCCGT contains these protein-coding regions:
- a CDS encoding GNAT family N-acetyltransferase; the protein is MTTEVLDVPEQNRYEIRRDGQLLGHAAYQKTAELVVFTHTEIDPALEGQGIGGQLVRAALDHVRTLGLQVLPICPFVQGWMGRHPEYRDLDYRRPASTATD